In Carassius gibelio isolate Cgi1373 ecotype wild population from Czech Republic chromosome B20, carGib1.2-hapl.c, whole genome shotgun sequence, the following are encoded in one genomic region:
- the LOC127984155 gene encoding trace amine-associated receptor 13c-like codes for MTGRMDLSSQEYDPTQLCFPAVNNSCLKGTHHVYTQTVVYLVLVSAMTVTILGNSVVIISIAHFKQLQTPTNILVMSLALADLLLGLLVMPFSMIRSVDGCWYYGDAFCLLHSSFDLFLASVSILHLVCIAIDRHQAVCYPLQYPTRITIPIAWVMVMISWTMIAVYSYGLLYSKANEEGLEEYIESINCIGHCSLFFSKLWSVLDTLITFFFPCSVMIGLYVRIFVVAKKHVRTISEANQHDNENLFKSSRRSERKAAKTLGVVVGAFIICWLPFFINSVMDPYINFSTPLALFEVFVWLGYINSTINPIIYGFFYPWFRKTLSLIVTRRILEPNSSDINVFTV; via the coding sequence ATGACAGGCAGGATGGATTTATCATCACAAGAATACGATCCCACTCAGCTTTGTTTTCCTGCAGTGAACAACTCTTGTTTAAAAGGGACACATCATGTTTACACACAGACTGTGGTGTATCTTGTATTGGTGTCTGCAATGACTGTGACCATTCTAGGAAATTCGGTGGTCATCATTTCCATTGCGCACTTCAAACAGCTCCAGACTCCCACTAACATCCTTGTGATGTCTCTGGCTCTAGCAGATCTGCTGCTTGGACTGTTGGTCATGCCTTTCAGTATGATCCGTTCTGTGGATGGCTGCTGGTATTATGGAGATGCCTTCTGTTTGCTGCACTCCTCTTTTGACTTGTTTCTCGCATCAGTGTCTATTTTGCATCTTGTTTGTATTGCTATTGATCGACATCAGGCTGTTTGTTATCCACTTCAGTATCCTACAAGAATAACCATACCTATTGCATGGGTCATGGTGATGATAAGCTGGACTATGATTGCAGTCTATTCATATGGTCTGCTGTACTCAAAAGCTAATGAGGAAGGACTGGAGGAATATATAGAATCAATAAATTGTATAGGACATTGCAGTCTGTTTTTCAGTAAATTATGGTCTGTTTTAGACAcattaataacttttttctttcctTGTTCCGTCATGATTGGACTGTATGTTAGGATTTTCGTAGTTGCAAAAAAGCATGTAAGAACAATCAGTGAGGCAAACCAGCATGATAATGAGAATCTGTTTAAAAGCTCTCGACGATCTGAACGAAAAGCAGCAAAAACTCTTGGTGTGGTCGTTGGTGCTTTTATCATTTGCTGGTTGCCATTTTTTATAAACTCTGTGATGGATCCTTACATCAACTTTTCTACCCCACTTGCTCTCTTTGAAGTGTTTGTCTGGTTAGGCTACATTAACTCCACCATAAACCCCATCATATATGGCTTTTTCTACCCATGGTTTAGGAAAACCCTTTCTCTCATTGTAACGAGGAGAATTTTAGAACCAAACTCATCTGATATCAATGTATTCACAGTTTGA
- the taar10 gene encoding trace amine-associated receptor 10, with amino-acid sequence MDLNNSTQTRIDRGPVLCFESSNNSCERFVYPSEIQILLYLFFSAIALTTVCGNLVVIIAIIHFKQLHTPTNYLTLSLAVADLLIGGFVMPPSMLRSVETCWYLGDVFCKIHSSVDIMLCITSLLHISFISIDRYYAVCHPLQYRNKITPPISLIMISLSWGLAAFVGFAMVFLQLNIMGDEEFYFTNVDCKGACIIFQTAAASTISSFLAFGLPAIIAVSIYLKILLVAQKQSKSIQHSANMGKKNCESINKSEGKATKTLAIIMGVFFVSISPFFFCNLVDPFLDYTIPPTVFDVFLWIGYLNSLCNPFVYAFFYRWFRKALRIILLAKIFQANSSQLDLMERHD; translated from the coding sequence ATGGACCTAAACAATTCAACTCAAACTAGGATTGACCGTGGGCCTGTTCTCTGTTTTGAGTCATCCAACAACTCATGTGAGAGATTCGTCTACCCTTCAGAGATTCAGATTTTGCTTTATTTGTTCTTCAGTGCCATTGCGCTTACCACAGTATGTGGAAACCTGGTGGTTATCATCGCCATCATTCATTTCAAGCAGCTCCACACACCAACAAACTACCTCACCCTTTCTCTGGCCGTGGCCGATCTTCTCATCGGAGGGTTTGTGATGCCTCCCAGCATGCTGCGATCTGTTGAGACTTGCTGGTACTTGGGAGACGTGTTCTGTAAAATACACAGCAGTGTTGATATTATGTTATGCATCACATCTCTTTTGCACATATCTTTCATCTCAATCGATCGCTATTATGCCGTCTGTCATCCACTTCAGTACCGAAATAAAATCACACCTCCCATTTCCCTCATTATGATTTCCCTAAGCTGGGGTCTTGCTGCTTTTGttggatttgctatggtgtttCTACAACTTAACATTATGGGTGATGAGGAGTTTTATTTCACTAATGTAGACTGTAAAGGAGCCTGTATCATCTTTCAAACTGCAGCAGCCAGCACCATTTCCTCATTTCTTGCTTTTGGCCTTCCCGCAATAATCGCTGTCAGCATTTATCTAAAAATTCTCCTTGTTGCACAAAAACAATCAAAGTCTATACAGCATTCAGCAAATATGGGCAAGAAAAACTGTGAATCTATTAATAAAAGTGAGGGGAAGGCCACAAAAACACTGGCTATCATCATGGGGGTATTTTTTGTCAGCATCTCACCCTTTTTCTTCTGTAATCTAGTAGATCCTTTTCTTGATTACACAATACCACCAAccgtttttgatgtttttttgtggATTGGATATTTGAATTCTCTGTGTAACCCTTTTGTGTATGCATTCTTTTATAGATGGTTCAGAAAAGCTCTGAGAATCATTCTTTTGGCCAAAATATTTCAAGCAAATTCTTCACAACTTGACTTGATGGAAAGACATGATTAG
- the LOC127984157 gene encoding trace amine-associated receptor 13c-like, whose translation MYLSSQEYDPTQFCFPEVNNSCLKGTHHVYTQTVVYLVLVSAMTVTILGNSVVIISIAHFKQLHTPTNILVMSLALADLLLGLLVMPFSMIRSVDGCWYYGDAFCLLHSSFDLFLTSVSILHLVCIAFDRHQAVCYPLQYPTRITIPIAWVMVMISWTMIAVYSYGLLYSKANEEGLEEYIESIYCIGHCSLFFSKLWSVLDTLITFFFPCSVMIGLYVRIFVVAKKHVRTISEANQHDNENVFKSSRRSERKAAKTLGVVVGAFIICWLPFFINFVIDSFISFYTPLALFEVFVWLGYINSTINPIIYGFFYPWFRKTLALIVTRRIFEPNSSDINVFTV comes from the coding sequence ATGTATTTATCATCACAAGAATACGATCCCACTCAGTTTTGTTTTCCTGAAGTGAACAACTCATGTCTAAAAGGGACACATCATGTTTACACACAGACTGTGGTGTATCTTGTATTGGTGTCTGCAATGACTGTGACCATTCTAGGAAATTCGGTGGTCATCATTTCCATTGCGCACTTCAAACAGCTCCACACTCCCACTAACATCCTTGTGATGTCTCTGGCTCTAGCAGATCTGCTGCTTGGACTGTTGGTCATGCCTTTCAGTATGATCCGTTCTGTGGATGGCTGCTGGTATTATGGAGATGCCTTCTGTTTGCTGCACTCCTCTTTTGACTTGTTTCTCACATCAGTGTCTATTTTGCATCTTGTTTGTATTGCTTTTGATCGACATCAGGCTGTTTGTTATCCACTTCAGTATCCTACAAGAATAACCATACCTATTGCATGGGTCATGGTGATGATAAGTTGGACTATGATTGCAGTCTATTCATATGGTCTGCTGTACTCAAAAGCTAATGAGGAAGGACTGGAGGAATATATAGAATCAATATATTGTATAGGACATTGCAGTCTGTTTTTCAGTAAATTATGGTCTGTTTTAGACACGttaataacatttttctttcctTGTTCCGTCATGATTGGACTGTATGTTAGGATTTTCGTAGTTGCAAAAAAGCATGTAAGAACAATCAGTGAGGCAAACCAGCATGATAATGAGAATGTGTTTAAAAGCTCTCGACGATCTGAACGAAAAGCAGCAAAAACTCTTGGTGTGGTCGTTGGTGCTTTTATCATTTGCTGGTTGCCATTTTTTATAAACTTTGTTATAGATTCTTTCATCAGCTTTTACACCCCACTTGCTCTCTTTGAAGTGTTTGTCTGGTTAGGCTACATTAACTCCACCATAAACCCCATCATATATGGCTTTTTCTACCCATGGTTTAGGAAAACCCTTGCTCTCATTGTAACAAGGAGAATTTTTGAACCAAACTCATCTGATATCAATGTTTTCACTGTTTGA
- the LOC127984158 gene encoding trace amine-associated receptor 13c-like, producing the protein MDLSSQEYDPTQFCFPAVNNSCLKGTHHVYTQTVVYLVLVSAMTVTILGNSVVIISIAHFKQLQTPTNILVMSLALADLLLGLLVMPFSMIRSVDGCWYYGDAFCLLHSSFDLFLTSVSILHLVCIAIDRHQAVCYPLKYPTRITIPIAWVMVMISWTMIAVYSYGLLYSKANEEGLEEYIESIYCIGHCSLFFSKLWSVLDTLITFFLPCSVMIGLYVRIFVVAKKHVRTISEANQHDNENVFKSSRRSERKAAKTLGVVVGAFIICWLPFFINSVMDPYINFSTPLALFEVFVWLGYINSTINPIIYGFFYPWFRKTLSLIVTRRIFEPNSSDINVFIV; encoded by the coding sequence ATGGATTTATCATCACAAGAATACGATCCCACTCAGTTTTGTTTTCCTGCAGTGAACAACTCATGTCTAAAAGGGACACATCATGTTTACACACAGACTGTGGTGTATCTTGTATTGGTGTCTGCGATGACTGTGACCATTCTAGGAAATTCGGTGGTCATCATTTCCATTGCGCACTTCAAACAGCTCCAGACTCCCACTAACATCCTTGTGATGTCTCTGGCTCTAGCAGATCTGCTGCTTGGACTGTTGGTCATGCCTTTCAGTATGATCCGTTCTGTGGATGGCTGCTGGTATTATGGAGATGCCTTCTGTTTGCTGCACTCCTCTTTTGACTTGTTTCTCACATCAGTGTCTATTTTGCATCTTGTTTGTATTGCTATTGATCGACATCAGGCTGTTTGTTATCCACTTAAGTATCCTACAAGAATAACCATACCTATTGCATGGGTCATGGTGATGATAAGCTGGACTATGATTGCAGTCTATTCATATGGTCTGCTGTACTCAAAAGCTAATGAAGAAGGACTGGAGGAATATATAGAATCAATATATTGTATAGGACATTGCAGTCTGTTTTTCAGTAAATTATGGTCTGTTTTAGACAcgttaataacttttttcttaccTTGTTCCGTCATGATTGGATTGTATGTTAGGATTTTCGTAGTTGCAAAAAAGCATGTAAGAACAATCAGTGAGGCAAACCAGCATGATAATGAGAATGTGTTTAAAAGCTCTCGTCGATCTGAACGAAAAGCAGCAAAAACTCTTGGTGTGGTCGTTGGTGCTTTTATCATTTGCTGGTTGCCATTTTTTATAAACTCTGTGATGGATCCTTACATCAACTTTTCTACCCCACTTGCTCTCTTTGAAGTGTTTGTCTGGTTAGGCTACATTAACTCCACCATAAACCCCATCATATATGGCTTTTTCTACCCATGGTTTAGGAAAACCCTTTCTCTCATTGTAACAAGGAGAATTTTTGAACCAAACTCATCTGATATCAATGTTTTCATTGTTTGA